The DNA segment AGGCAGGCGCTCTAGCCAGCTGAGCTAATCCCCCGTGTTTGTTGCTTGTTACCAGTAGCAGTTTGCAGCATATGATAACGTGCTCACTTTACGTGTAATCACTCAACTTCTAAAATTTCCTTTTCTTTTGAATTGAAGAGCTTTTTTTATGCCATATGGCGTAATTAGTAGTCCCGGGCAGACTCGAACTGCCGACCCCAACATTATCAGTGTTGTACTCTAACCAGCTGAGCTACGAGACTTTTTAAAGTTTTAAGTATTAGTGGTTAGGTATTAAGATGCAGTGCATCCGCTATCTTATTACTTGGTACTTAATTCTTTGTACTTTTTCAGCTCTCTTCTTCTTTATTTTATATTTGAACTAACAGCGAGAGTAAGTTGTCTTACTTTTCTCGTTTTTTAACATCTGAGGATCGTGTCTCTAGAAAGGAGGTGTTCCAGCCGCACCTTCCGGTACGGCTACCTTGTTACGACTTAGCCCCAGTTACCAGTTTTACCCTAGGCAGCTCCTTGCGGTCACCGACTTCAGGTACCCCCAGCTTCCATGGCTTGACGGGCGGTGTGTACAAGGCCCGGGAACGTATTCACCGGATCATGGCTGATATCCGATTACTAGCGATTCCAGCTTCATGGAGTCGAGTTGCAGACTCCAATCCGAACTGTGACCGGTTTTGTAGATTCGCTCCCACTCACGTGGTGGCTGCTCGCTGTACCGGCCATTGTAGCACGTGTGTAGCCCAGGACGTAAGGGCCGTGATGATTTGACGTCATCCCCACCTTCCTCTCAGTTTGCACTGGCAGTCTTGTTAGAGTTCCCGACTTGACTCGCTGGCAACTAACAACAGGGGTTGCGCTCGTTATAGGACTTAACCTGACACCTCACGGCACGAGCTGACGACAACCATGCAGCACCTTGTAAAGTGTCCGAAGAAAAACCTGTTTCCAAGTCTGTCACTCTACATTTAAGCCCTGGTAAGGTTCCTCGCGTATCATCGAATTAAACCACATGCTCCACCGCTTGTGCGGGCCCCCGTCAATTCCTTTGAGTTTCAAACTTGCGTTCGTACTCCCCAGGTGGGATACTTATCACTTTCGCTTAGCCACTCAGTATTGCTACCGAACAGCTAGTATCCATCGTTTACGGCGTGGACTACCAGGGTATCTAATCCTGTTCGCTACCCACGCTTTCGTCCATCAGCGTCAATGTATTGTTAGTAACCTGCCTTCGCAATTGGTATTCCATGTAATCTCTAAGCATTTCACCGCTACACTACATATTCTAGTTACTTCACAATAATTCAAGTTCTACAGTATCAATGGCAGTTCGACAGTTGAGCTGCCGGATTTCACCACTGACTTATAAAACCGCCTACGGACCCTTTAAACCCAATGATTCCGGATAACGCTTGGATCCTCCGTATTACCGCGGCTGCTGGCACGGAGTTAGCCGATCCTTATTCTTATGGTACCGTCAAGCTCCTTCACGAAGGAGGGTTTCTTCCCATATAAAAGCAGTTTACAATCCGTAGGACCGTCATCCTGCACGCGGCATGGCTGGTTCAGGCTTGCGCCCATTGACCAATATTCCTCACTGCTGCCTCCCGTAGGAGTCTGGTCCGTGTCTCAGTACCAGTGTGGGGGATCTCCCTCTCAGGACCCCTACCCATCATTGCCTTGGTATGCCGTTACCATACCAACTAGCTAATGGGACGCATGCTCATCTTGTACCGATAAATCTTTAATATGATAGTGATGCCAAAATCATATACTATAAGGTATTAATCCAAATTTCTCTGGGCTATCCCTCTGTACAAGGTAGATTGCATACGCGTTACGCACCCGTGCGCCGGTCTCTAAGGAGCAAGCTCCTTATACCCCTCGACTTGCATGTGTTAGGCCTGCCGCTAGCGTTCATCCTGAGCCAGGATCAAACTCTTCATCGTATATTTTAAATATTTTTACGATCTGTATCTCAGGTGTTTTTTTTCGATAAAATCAAGTTTTCTTACTCTCTCTTATGCTGTCAATTCAATATGTCTATGAACGTGTCTTCTTATTCGTATCGCTTAACTATTGTGCCTTGCGGCGTTGTTTGTTAAAGCGAGTGCAAAAGTACAACTTCTTTTTTAACTGGCAAGCTTTTCTGAAAAAAAATTTACTTTTTTTTCGCTGCCCTTTTTAAGTGTTTTTCAGTTTTGCAATGATCACCATTCCTCTCGGTTTGGGTGGGCAAAGATACTATCTTTTTCCTTTATCTTGCAAATCTTTTTTTGCTTTTTTTTAAGGGCTGCCTTTTTATTTTTTTAAACGCTTACTTATAGTAAGAACCTAATGTTTTTAAGGGTTGCCGTTGTCAATATGTCGTATGAACTTCGCCTTGAATGCGGGTGCAAATGTAAGAACTTTATTTTCTCTTGCAAGCTTTTTTTTTGCCTTTTTTGAAAGTTTTTGGTAATACTCTGGTAACCTTTACTTTGCATAATGGTAATGTTTTTAATTTGTAAGCAAGACACATATTGTATCAATAAATTAAAGAATATATACATTATCGCTATACATATATGTGTTAGGTTAATATTTCTAAAATTGGACTATGAGGTATTTAACCTCTATTTTTTAATATTTAACTTCTAATAATGAAACGCACATACATTTTATTACTTATTATTTAATAAACTATAAAAGTCAAGGTACAAAATTGGTAAATGATGAATACACCAACAACTTTATATATAAAACAAACCTCTACCTTGATTACAGTATGCAAACAATACTATAAATTGGAACAGTCGAAATGATAAAGCTGAGAATAAACTATTACTAATTAGCATTAACTACTCTTCTAATCACTAGCGCCACCTTATGGAACATGAAAATTTTGAAGACATCTTAGTAGCTATGGTTATTAATAGAAAAATCTATAGAGAGAAACAATCTAATATTAAACACTACTCATATATACCATATATCTAATAAACTACTATTACTAGAGAACCAGTATGAGCTAAATAAAACACTTATTTACATTTGTGTAAACAAAACTTGTAAAATTCTTATTGAAAGAGTAAATGAAGCTATAGTATTAATAAAAGAAGAATATTAATTTTTAGAATACAAATACTATATAAAACAAAAAAGCCCTATGAAAAAATCATAGGGCTGAAAGGGTGAAAGAGGGGTCTCGAACCCCCGACCTTCGGTACCACAAACCGACGCTCTAACCAACTGAGCTACATTCACCGTTTGTTTTGTGGGTGCAAATATATGCTCTTTTATGAATTCTACAAAAAAAAAATGTTTTTTTTTACACTAAATCTCCTAAACTGTTCACTGCCAAATATCTTTCTACTGTATAACCTTCGGCATATTCGGTATTAATTAGCCTACCGAGATCTTGCGCTCGATAATATATGCTTTCTTTAAAGTTCTTGGTTGCTATAGGTGTAACAGGCTCATCACTATTTGGATCATAAAACTGCGACTTATATGCCATTAAAGATGCGACTTTAATATCTATAAACCCTGTAACATCAACAACGAAATCGGGAACAAGGTTTTTCCATTGTATATAATGGTATACTACTTTAGGTCGCCAAGCCTGTTGCTCCTGCCCTTCTATAGTTGTCTCTATTTTGCGTAGTCCTGAAAGGAAACAAGCGTCAGATACTAACTTACTGCCTTTACCGTGATCGATATGCCTGTCATCAACTGCATTGCATATTACAATATCGGGCTGGTACTTGCGTATCATTTTTATAACTTCAAGCTGGTGCTGTTCATCATTAGTAAAAAATCCATCGCGAAAGCGTAGGTTTTCTCTAACAGATGCTCCTAATATCTTTGAAGCGTTAGCAGCTTCTTCATCTCTAATCTCGGCAGTACCTCGTGTTCCAAGCTCTCCACGGGTAAGATCTACAATTCCTACTTTTTTACCTAATGAGATTTCTTTGGCTATCGTAGCACCACAGCTCAACTCTACATCGTCGGGGTGTGCGCCAAAGGCAAGTATATCTAGTTTCATGTAATTTAAATTTATTATAACAGTATACAAAGGTAGTACTCTATACTAATACTGTATAAGTTTTGTATTCTAAAACTCTTGTTAAATAACCTTACGCATTGTCATGCTTTTATTTACTGTTTCAAAAAATTCCTTTTCAGGATTACTATCTTTCGTTATACCACAACCTATATATAGGTGTGCTTCGTTATCAACTACTTTCATACAGCGTAAATTTACAAATAGGTTTGTATGGTTATTACTACCTGCTGTAAAATCGTGATGCATCTCGCCTAAATATCCTGAGTAGTATTCACGATTATAACCTTCGTTTTCTAATATAAATTGCATTGCTTCTGCTTTGGGCATACCACATACTGCTGGTGTAGGGTGCAATTTATTTATTACATCCTCCAAAGCATTGTTATTTTTTAACTCGGCTGTAACATCGGTTTTTATATGTACTATATTTCCTGCTCTAAAAGTATAAGGTGGTGTAGTGGTAATAGTATCACTATATTCTTGTAGCGAACTCATTATATAGTCAGTAACAATTTGCTGTTCTTCTTTTTCCTTGTTTTCCCAAACTACCTCTTCTCCTTCTATATATAGTTGAGTACCTGCTAAGGCTACTGTATTTAAGGTTTTATTATCTACTTTTAACAGTTGTTCAGGTGTAGCTCCTGTCCATAATCCTGTATCAGGGGTATAAATACAATATCTAAAAGCATTAGGGTATGTATGTAACAAACGTTGATATACTTCTATAATATCAATTTCAGACTCTGAAACTATTTCGGTACGAGAAGTAACCAGTTTATTAAATACTCCTGTTTTAATCGCTTTAATACTTTTGGATACAAGATTTTCAAAATTTGCTTTTGCTTCTTCGTTAATAGCTGGTGCTTCATCTACTTTAGTAGCTACCAAATTCTCTATACTTATTTTGGCTGTAAACACATCGGAAACCTTTGCGGGGATGAATACTTTTTTATCTCCACTAAATGGAGCAAAAACAAAACCTACATCGGTAAAAGTATCTAAATAATATTGTGTTGCTTCTTTTTGAAAAATCCCCGTTACACTATCTAAACCTGGCTTACAGTATACCACGAAGGGTTTCTTTTCCTTAAGATGTGATTTTATTTTTAAAAAAATATCTGTATCAGTCATTATCTAGAAGAATTATCGCTTTTTAGGTAATACCATATTGGTTATTTTACAAAGCGATATTAACCTGCCTTCTTCATCTGTTACTTTTACTTCCCACAAGTGTAGGCTTCTACCTTTATGTACTATTCTTGCAGTACCAGTCACCACTCCTTCTCGCTTACTTCTTAAGTGGTTTGCCGATATTTCTATACCTCTTACCTCTTGCAGCTCTGGGTTTACAAATAATAACGACGCTGCACTCCCTACACTTTCTGCTAATGCTACCGTTGCCCCACCATGTAATAATCCCATAGGCTGGTGTACACGTGAGTTAACAGGCATTTTAGCTTCTAGAAAACCTTCGCCAGCATCAGTATAAACAATTTCGAGAGTTAGCATTAAGGTGTTGTCAGAAAAACGATTGCACATTTCGAGTGCTTTTTCTTTATCAAATGGCATATTAAAAATTTTGGAATGTAAAAATACAAAAAATGAACCGATGCAATAACACAAAACTAAGAAGAGATAAACAAACTAAAACACATAAACCTACGTTTACATTAAAATCGCTTTTAAAAATTTCAAATTAATAGCTACTTTTACCAAAAATTGTTACTGCTATGCGCAACTGTTTACTTTTATTTATTGCCGGATTTGTATTACTACTTACCTCTTGTCGCAACGACTTTGAGTTTGAACCGAGTACAGGAAATCTTGGCTTTTCTCGTGATACCGTTTATCTTGATACTGTTTTTACCAATATTGGTTCGAGTACTTATACCCTAAAAGTATATAACCATAGTGATAAAGACATAAGCATACCTAGTATTCGATTGGGCGAAGGCGAACAGTCTAAATACCGCCTCATGGTAGATGGGCTACCGGGTAGAGTTTTTAATAATATTGAGCTGCTTGCAAAAGACAGTATGTATGTATTTATAGAAACAACAATAGATTATACAGAATATACTAATGAAAACACCAACTTTTTATATACTGATAAAATAGAATTTGATAATGGTAATAATTATCAAAAAGTAGAACTGGTAACACTGGTACAAGATGCTGTATTTATAAAACCCGACCGTGCATTACCTACTGATATGAAAGAAACGCTTACCATAAGCGGAGCACCATCAGATATACAAGGACATGAACTAGCAACCCCTCAAGAATTGAATTGGACAAATGAAAAACCTTATGTAATATATGGTTATGCTTTAGTACCAAACGGTAGCACGCTTACTGTTGATGCAGGTGCAAGAGTGCATTTTCATGCCAAATCGGGACTGATTGTAGATGATAGTGGTACTCTTATTATTAATGGTACACAATCGGCTACTGAAGAAATGGAGAA comes from the Flavobacterium arcticum genome and includes:
- the bshB1 gene encoding bacillithiol biosynthesis deacetylase BshB1, which codes for MKLDILAFGAHPDDVELSCGATIAKEISLGKKVGIVDLTRGELGTRGTAEIRDEEAANASKILGASVRENLRFRDGFFTNDEQHQLEVIKMIRKYQPDIVICNAVDDRHIDHGKGSKLVSDACFLSGLRKIETTIEGQEQQAWRPKVVYHYIQWKNLVPDFVVDVTGFIDIKVASLMAYKSQFYDPNSDEPVTPIATKNFKESIYYRAQDLGRLINTEYAEGYTVERYLAVNSLGDLV
- a CDS encoding isochorismate synthase, which translates into the protein MTDTDIFLKIKSHLKEKKPFVVYCKPGLDSVTGIFQKEATQYYLDTFTDVGFVFAPFSGDKKVFIPAKVSDVFTAKISIENLVATKVDEAPAINEEAKANFENLVSKSIKAIKTGVFNKLVTSRTEIVSESEIDIIEVYQRLLHTYPNAFRYCIYTPDTGLWTGATPEQLLKVDNKTLNTVALAGTQLYIEGEEVVWENKEKEEQQIVTDYIMSSLQEYSDTITTTPPYTFRAGNIVHIKTDVTAELKNNNALEDVINKLHPTPAVCGMPKAEAMQFILENEGYNREYYSGYLGEMHHDFTAGSNNHTNLFVNLRCMKVVDNEAHLYIGCGITKDSNPEKEFFETVNKSMTMRKVI
- a CDS encoding hotdog fold thioesterase, coding for MPFDKEKALEMCNRFSDNTLMLTLEIVYTDAGEGFLEAKMPVNSRVHQPMGLLHGGATVALAESVGSAASLLFVNPELQEVRGIEISANHLRSKREGVVTGTARIVHKGRSLHLWEVKVTDEEGRLISLCKITNMVLPKKR